In Periplaneta americana isolate PAMFEO1 chromosome 4, P.americana_PAMFEO1_priV1, whole genome shotgun sequence, one DNA window encodes the following:
- the LOC138697869 gene encoding ATP-dependent RNA helicase A-like: protein MKLLKSTILMMAASLVLADDQKKDKVTEKRGLHDLGYGGGNFGHGGGLSLGNHGGGISLSSGGHGGDLSSGGHGGGLSLGGHGSGLSLGGHGGGLSSDGHGSLSLGGHGGGLSSGGHGSSSLGGHGGGLSLGGHGSGLSLGGHGGGLSLGGHGSGLSLGGHGGGLSSGGHGSLSLGGHGGGLSSGGHGSSSLGGHGGGLSLGEHGVGLSLGGHSFGRDSFGGGKTHHESHVKATIITKKVEVLVPQPYKVEVEKKVPVPVKVPYTVTVKKPYPVSVPKPYPVYVEKKIPYTVEKKVPYPVKVPVKVPYPVPHTVHVPKPYPVKVLVPQPYEVKVPVVVEKKVPVFIKGHEGESHDLGGSGGHAEIDFGGHH from the coding sequence AAGTCTACCATCCTGATGATGGCGGCGTCCTTAGTTCTGGCAGATGATCAGAAGAAGGACAAGGTGACGGAAAAAAGAGGTCTTCACGATCTAGGATACGGGGGCGGAAACTTTGGACACGGAGGTGGGCTCTCCCTTGGAAATCACGGAGGTGGTATCTCATTGTCATCGGGTGGTCACGGCGGTGATTTGTCATCAGGCGGTCACGGAGGTGGTCTGTCATTAGGAGGTCACGGAAGTGGTCTCTCACTGGGAGGTCATGGAGGTGGTCTGTCATCGGATGGTCACGGAAGTTTATCTCTAGGAGGTCATGGAGGTGGTCTGTCATCGGGTGGTCACGgaagttcatcactaggaggTCATGGAGGAGGTCTGTCACTAGGAGGTCATGGAAGTGGTCTCTCACTGGGAGGTCACGGAGGTGGTCTGTCATTAGGAGGTCATGGAAGTGGTCTCTCACTGGGAGGTCATGGAGGTGGTCTGTCATCGGGTGGTCACGGAAGTTTATCTCTAGGAGGTCATGGAGGTGGTCTGTCATCGGGTGGTCACGgaagttcatcactaggaggTCATGGAGGAGGTCTGTCACTAGGAGAACACGGGGTAGGTCTGTCTCTGGGAGGTCACTCTTTCGGGAGAGATAGTTTTGGAGGTGGTAAAACTCACCACGAATCTCATGTCAAAGCCACCATCATCACTAAGAAAGTTGAAGTTCTCGTTCCTCAACCTTACAAAGTCGAAGTTGAAAAGAAAGTTCCAGTCCCTGTCAAAGTACCTTACACAGTGACTGTGAAGAAACCCTACCCAGTTTCCGTACCAAAACCCTATCCTGTGTATGTAGAGAAGAAGATTCCTTACACTGTTGAGAAAAAAGTACCTTATCCAGTGAAGGTTCCCGTGAAGGTCCCATATCCTGTCCCTCACACAGTTCATGTACCGAAGCCCTACCCTGTTAAGGTGCTCGTACCCCAACCTTATGAAGTGAAGGTTCCGGTTGTGGTGGAGAAGAAAGTCCCTGTGTTTATCAAGGGTCATGAAGGTGAAAGCCACGATCTTGGAGGTTCTGGAGGTCACGCCGAAATCGATTTCGGTGGTcatcattaa